The Xiphias gladius isolate SHS-SW01 ecotype Sanya breed wild chromosome 17, ASM1685928v1, whole genome shotgun sequence genome includes the window acaaaatcaacagtttgaACGCGGCAGTCGGTGCCCAGGCAGCTACGAGCCGTTTTCACTTAGCACATTTATCACATACACGTGGACAAGACAAAGCGTCCGCTGTAGCTTCATTAGTGCAACGGAGACGCGCTTTATTCCTCAGGTCATGTCAGTGAAATAAGTAACGACCGTGTCCGGTAGGAGAAAGAGGTCAGACCCCGTTTCCACACGTGGTTCGGTTCAGCTTTACGTTCAGATTATAAAGTCGAGGGACACAGATGAGGACTCCGTAGGTCCCATGACTCAGGTTGGACATGTTTCCGTCCCCTTGGATAAAAGGATGCTCCTCCCCGTCGGGGAATCGAACCCCGGTCTCCCGCGTGACAGGCGGGGATACTCACCACTATACTAACGAGGAGTGACCTGACCGCTCCACATTCATGAACCGATAAAACATTGAGGAAGTCCGGTAGTTTAATCCAGAGTGAAGGGTTGTATTCATTGTCCTAATGACcattgttgatttttcttttaatatatttgctctgtcttttctctttttggacACTAATAAACAAAGTCAGCTATGTATTAATAGTAATTATAACATCAAATGAAAGGCATCTGTCTTGAATATAACCGCAATCAGTTAATGATGAATCAAATTATTGATCCTTGTtgactttgtttatttatcttttgaCCATGAGTCATCTATGAAATTCAGTGTCAAGAAGGTTAAACGTCAAATCAGAACCATACTGTTATTTACAAAGCCTAtgattttagtttaatttgaatttttagttttaatattagGCTATTCCATGATGGAGACATATCACCGTTAACCGTTTAGGGATTATGGCCAATTTTTATACttagtccttcattttcagaggttcaaaagtaattggacaattgactgaagGTTAGTTTCATGTTCAGgtttggcctgttcccttgttatttaatgacaaattaatcagataaaaaggtctggagtttaTTCCAAGTGTTGACTTGGCATTTGCTAGCTGTTTATGGAAACTCTctatgtggtccaaagagatgtcgatgcaaatgaaggaggccgtaattaggctgaaaaacccaaacaatCCTACCAGACAGACGGCAGAAACCTTGGTAGTGGACAAATCAATGATTTGGTATATTCTTAACAAGAAGGAACgaactggtgagctcagcaacaccaaaaggcctagAAGCCACAGAAGACAACCAAAGTGGACGATCGCAGAATTATTTcctctgtgaagaaaaaaaccctaCACGACATCCAGCCAGGTCAAGAAGACTCCGgaggaggcaggcgtatcaCTGTCAAGTCTAAGACCAAGAAACGCCCtcatgaatgaaaatacagagggtttaccacaaggtgcaaaccactggtgaGACTCAAGAACAGACAGGCCAGATCAGACTTTAccagaaaacctctaaaaataaactgccaagttctggaacaagattctgtggacagatgaaacccaGATGAACTTgcaccagaatgatgggaagagaagagcgtggagaaggaaaagaacggctcatgatccaaagccaccaaaTCATCTTTCAGACACGGTGGAGGCAGCGTTATGGCCCGGGCATGTCTGGCTGCCGATGGAACCGGGTCGctgatgtttattgatgatataactgctgatagaagaagcaggatgaattctgaagtgtatagtatctgctcagattcagccaaatgctgcaaaactgataggacagtgcttcacagtatagatggataatgacccaaaacatgctGCGAAACCAACCCAGGGGCTTCTCAAGGCAGAGagatggaatattcttcaatggccaagtcagtcacctgacctcaacccaatgGAACAGGCTTctcacttcctgaagacaaaactgaggctggaaagacccacaaacaagcagcaactgaaggcggctgaagtaaaagcctggcaaagcatctcaagggaggaaactcagcgtTTGGTGACGTCCATCGGTTCCAGGCTTCAGCCAGTCGTTGACCGCAAAGGATGAAAATCCAATTACTATTTGTCCAATTACTattgagcttctgaaaatgagggactaagtataaaaatggctgtactTCCTGGTTAATATGATATTTTGGTCAAACcccctgaattaaagctggaagtctacacttcaatcgcatcctgatggctttgtttcagatccgCTGTtgtggtgtaaagaggcaaaattaagaaaacggtgtccctgtccaaatacttatggacctaactgtattcAGACTGTAAACACGATTATAAAAATTAAGTCATAAAATCCTACTCaagtgtataaaatattttaatctgagtgtttttcatgtttaattaaattaaaaatagtcAAGTTTAATCAGCCTGTGTCTGCCGTTAGATAAATGCATTATgtgtaactgtaaataaaatataagatgCACTTCGGGTCCCAAATTCCCAGATACAATGTCATTAGAGGAACTGAACTCGGcagaggaaatatttttaaaatacgtTTGAATGTCAAATACAAAGATATTAGTTAAACGGGGACCTGATCACATCCTGTAACAGATATCCACACAAACAGGAGCGGATTAGCGATATCAATAAGTCAGGCCCCCGTGCAgcataagaaaaatgtatttctttattgaAATCTTAAACCACAGAATTATCAACCTGTTTCTCCGCGCAGTCTTCACGTTAAATGTGCCGTTCGATGGGAAGGGGAAGTGTATTCCAGCGGCTCCCTCCGCGACAGGAGTAACCGCTTGGAGTCAGCGTCCGTGTGTTTGCCTCCACAGAAAAGTTCTGTGATTAAAGCCGAATAAACCCCCCACCTGCGGCGATTTCGGCGTCATCCCGGCGTCGAATGCCTCTGCTTCCCGGGCCGCCGCCGCCACACGCGATACGGGCGACTTTTGGTGGCTTTATGAGGCGAAATGTGAGGAAAAGTCGCCGCGAGTTGTACAAAGTGACCGTGTATCAGAGAGGTTTGAAGCCTCCCGGAGCCAAATAAGCGAGCCGTCGCCGCGGAACACGGCCTCAGCCTGAAGCGGGGAGTGTTTCCTCGCTGCCGCGACAACAGTCGTGCCCCAAAACCCCCGTTTTGTGTGGATTTTTCGGGCAAAATGCGggggagaaaacacaaagtgtcGCCACATTTCAGCAGGGCAGCGGAGCGGCGGTGCGGGTTGACTCTCCACGGTTCTCATGTGCTTTATAAGTCCCGCCTCCTGCTCTCAGCTCGGACACCTTCAGACGAACACAGCAGACCGCAGAGAGACGAACATGGCAGAAGAGGCTCCAGCACCTGCCCCGGCCAAAGCCCCGGCCAAGGCCCCGAAAAAGAAAGCCGCTCCCCGTCCCAAGAAGGATGGGCCCAGCCTCCCGAAGCTCATCGTCGGCGCCGTGGCCGAGTCCAAGGAGCGCAAGGGGATGTCGCTGGCGGCGCTGAAAAAGGTCCTGGCCGCCAAGGGCGTCGATGTGACGAAGGCCAACAAGCGCATCAACACGGCCGTCACGAAGATGGTGACCAAAGGCACCCTGACCCAGATCAAGGGGACCGGGGCCTCCGGCTCGTTCAAGCTCGCCAAGGAGCCCAAGCCCGCCAAGCCAGCCAAGAAGATGGTGAAGAAGAAGCCGGCCGCCGTCAAAGCCAAGAAGCCCGCCGCCAAGAAGACCACGGCCGCCAAGAAGCCGGCGGCAAAGAAGCCGGCGCCCAAGAAGTCTCCCAAGAAGGCACCGGCCAAGAAACCTGTCAAAAAGGTGGCGAAGAAGAGCCCCAAGAAGGCCGCCGTCAAGAAGCCCAAGGCTGCCAAGAAGCCCGTGGCCAAGAAAGCCCCGGCAAAGAAGCCCGCAGCCAAGAAGGCCAAGAAGTAAACTCGGCCCTTCGCAACCTGCACTCTGTGCACCAAAGGCTCTTTTAAGAGCCACCACAGCTTCTACCAAAGAGCGCTTCCTACCGCATCCACCGccgaaaacacacactccttttGTCTCCCCCCCACGCAGCTCCGCGCTGCGCGGTcgccgcgcacacacacacacacacacacacacactcacactcactcctATCAAAGGGTCGCATTACATTTACAGCAACGTCACGGGTGTTGAGCAAAAGGACGACTTTTCACGCTCAGATCGGGCACAGCAGagtggctctgtgtgtgtgtgtgtgtgtgtgtgtgtgtgtgtgtgtgtgtgtgtgtgtgtgagagagagagagagacaccaaTAGAAGATACTCGTGCTAACAATAGCACCAGATCATCACACGCAGTATCCCAACGCACTTTACACGGTCCGGCCTGACACAATACTACGCACGGTCACACAGCAGATCCCTCCATCGGGAAGCGCTTGGTGACAgtggacaggaaaaaaaagagaggggggcGGGGACAGCTGTACCTACTCTAGATTTCGACCACTGTCACGCTGCCTGTCATAATGGCCCTCACGACGCTGACGCTTGTAGGTTCTGGCGTTAATAACAGCAGCAACGCTAGCAGCACCCAGGGAGAATCAGAATAATAATATTCATTCATAATGATAACAACGacaataataaatgataataataataagaataacaataaacaataacagGTGTTAGGCAGACTCTTAAGCCTGGAGACGgcgtctgcctcccggacccaaactggaagatgctTCCGCAGCAGAGGGGCCTGACGACTCCAGGCTCTGCCTCCCGTTCTACTCCTGGAGACTCTGGCGACCACGAGCCggcctgcgttctgggagcgcgGTGTGTCCGCTGGGGTCACGGGTTCTATGAGCTCTTGAAGATAAGATGGTTCCTGACCGTTAAGGGCTTTGTAGCTGCAGGGAgcagcattttatattttaaattctagtctGGATTTTAGAGGGGGGCCAATGCGGAGAAGCTAACACGGTTCCCGGATCAACCGGGTAACATTTCCGTGCCAATAACACCGAGGTGACAACTCACCCAGAAGCAAAAGGGATCCGGTGCTTCGCGCCGCCGTGGGACGCAACTCGCGACGCATTCTCAGTAGCACTCGCTCTACCTTGTTACGCTTCCGAGGTGCCCGAGCCTCGTCCTCTGCTCCTGCTTTGCGGCCCACCACATTTCAGGGGGAAACGCTGCGCTTATTTGGGAGACGTCTCGCGAAGATACCGCTCGCTACGGGGCAAAGTGGTGCGTTCCCGCGTGAACAGCTGCAACGGTACCATCCGCCTGGAGTCAGCCGTAACGCTCCGATATGCATTCACACTTCACCCGTGGCGCCGATGTACTTTTCAGAATCAGATTTACTGGCCAAGTTCTGTACGTTAACACACGAGAATTTGGTTCTGACCATCGGCGACTTGAGAAACACGGACGACATACAGACGGTGTACATTTATACGATCAATATTATAGATCGCGTAAAAGACAGTGGATACGCATAAAGTGCAAACCTGAGCGGTACTTCAAAGTCACGGCCCCCTTAACTGTTGAGGCCAGAactaggggggggggggggctccagTTTTCTGTCACAAAGTGTTGCCTTGCTCATGTTTGTGTTGTAGATGGTATAACACCTCATGATATGTGCAGACTCCGACAGTCACACTCCATCGGTTCGGACCTGAAACGCTCCCGGTCGACCCGGTCGTGTCAAAGAGCTTCTATCTGACTTTTATCTGACTTGTTGTGAGAGGAGGGGTAAGAGCTGACTGAGGCTCTGCAGCTCCGCTCAGTCAGGCCACGGGTGCCCCTTCAAAAAGCCCAGAAATCCAAACTGCATATAAATCACATGGGATCAGAgctattttgaaaacaaaacaaagcaaaaagggGGAATAAACCTTTCACGTAAGCTGTGAAATTGTGGAGGAAAAGACTCAAATAAGTCGAAGCGTGGTGGTTGACGTTGTTCGTCCAGATCAACCCGGACGGAagctcttttgttttcctcttttcttcgGGAGCCGTTAAACAGCGGCCGTAGATGATTGGTCGAGGGCGATGTTTCAAACGATTCTTCTCCAATGGCTGTTCAGCTAAAGCGCGCGCGCCTCTCCCGGCCTGGGACCAATCAGCGCTGACATCGCTCCGGCAGTTCCTTTATAAGGCCGCTGCGCGCAGCCACACGGCATTCCTTCTTTCGctgcagaagcagagagaaCCGACGAGCTCGCGATGGCCAGAACCAAGCAGACCGCCCGTAAGTCCACCGGAGGCAAAGCCCCCAGGAAGCAGCTGGCCACCAAGGCCGCCCGTAAGAGCGCCCCGGCCACCGGCGGAGTCAAGAAGCCCCACCGTTATAGGCCCGGTACCGTGGCTCTCAGAGAGATCCGCCGTTATCAGAAGTCCACCGAGCTGCTGATCCGCAAGCTGCCCTTCCAGCGCCTGGTCAGGGAGATCGCTCAGGACTTCAAGACCGACCTGCGCTTCCAGAGCTCCGCTGTCATGGCTCTGCAGGAGGCCAGCGAGGCATACCTGGTCGGCCTCTTCGAGGACACCAACCTGTGCGCCATCCACGCCAAGAGGGTCACCATCATGCCCAAGGACATCCAGCTGGCCCGCCGCATCCGCGGAGAGAGGGCTTAAACTCGCCTCGGCACGCCTAACGAACACAACGGCTCTTTTAAGGGCCACATACTTGCGCTAGGGGCAGCGACTTCCTTTGCCACCTACCTACACTTTCTCTAGCAGTTCTGCTTTTTGGTCTAATCTGACTAAACTACTTTTCTAGTCTGATTATAAACTCAGCACAGTCAAACATACAACTAAACAATAAACAACTAATGTTTCACTCCAGCTACAGTTCAGCAGTTAACATCTGTTGGGGCAGTAGAGAGCATCAGTTTGCTACCAAACATGcagtgggcttttttttttttttttttttccccccccctGGTTAGACCCGTTTGGTTGGGTATCACATTTACAGGAATTACGTTAAATAtgctgtaatttttaaaataaaccttATTTCTCAAGGCTGACATACCTGTCACATTACCTGCAGCACATGGCTGATGCTGACAAGCCAGTTATTTTCAGCAGTTTCTTCTAACTTGCTGAGGTGAGCGAAACATTGTCTGGTTAAACGAGCCTCTTAACTATACAAGTTAAACCAGGTGTTAAGTCTGACAGCATTTAGGGGCAGTCCAGAGGACTTGAGCCGATGTCTCATAAAGGCAATGAGTACAAAGggcattttgaatttattgaacaaccaaaacaggaaatgcaggTACACAGAGCTGAAGGAACCCCAAGAAACCCCAC containing:
- the LOC120802661 gene encoding histone H1-like; this translates as MCFISPASCSQLGHLQTNTADRRETNMAEEAPAPAPAKAPAKAPKKKAAPRPKKDGPSLPKLIVGAVAESKERKGMSLAALKKVLAAKGVDVTKANKRINTAVTKMVTKGTLTQIKGTGASGSFKLAKEPKPAKPAKKMVKKKPAAVKAKKPAAKKTTAAKKPAAKKPAPKKSPKKAPAKKPVKKVAKKSPKKAAVKKPKAAKKPVAKKAPAKKPAAKKAKK
- the LOC120802523 gene encoding histone H3, giving the protein MARTKQTARKSTGGKAPRKQLATKAARKSAPATGGVKKPHRYRPGTVALREIRRYQKSTELLIRKLPFQRLVREIAQDFKTDLRFQSSAVMALQEASEAYLVGLFEDTNLCAIHAKRVTIMPKDIQLARRIRGERA